One window of the Sciurus carolinensis chromosome 8, mSciCar1.2, whole genome shotgun sequence genome contains the following:
- the LOC124991300 gene encoding thymosin beta-4-like, translating into MSDKADVAEIERFNKQHLKRVEIQKKNPLPSKETIELEKQTDESQQGMHAKMHCTFLNHRLLILLLLVI; encoded by the coding sequence ATGTCTGACAAAGCTGACGTGGCTGAGATTGAGAGATTCAATAAGCAGCATTTGAAGAGGGTGGAGATACAAAAGAAGAATCCACTGCcttcaaaggaaacaattgaacTAGAGAAGCAAACCGATGAATCACAGCAAGGCATGCATGCCAAAATGCATTGTACATTCCTCAATCATCGCcttcttattttacttcttttagttATTTAA